In a genomic window of Cytobacillus sp. FSL H8-0458:
- a CDS encoding MaoC/PaaZ C-terminal domain-containing protein → MLKYEDLHEGKTLEPLVKPPVTKVQLVKYAGASGDFNPLHTDDSFAQSIGLPGVIAHGMLVMGFLGEYVNHLAGASAETADFKMRFGSMTRPGDEITCSAIVHSVYEENGSRFAKLDLKAEKAPEKIVGSGFAVLKFF, encoded by the coding sequence TTGCTGAAATATGAAGATTTGCATGAAGGAAAGACCTTGGAGCCATTAGTAAAGCCCCCTGTGACAAAGGTTCAGTTAGTCAAGTATGCAGGAGCCTCGGGAGACTTTAATCCGCTGCACACTGATGACTCTTTTGCCCAGAGCATTGGGCTTCCCGGGGTCATTGCGCACGGTATGCTCGTAATGGGATTTCTGGGGGAATATGTCAATCATTTGGCCGGGGCATCTGCAGAAACAGCAGATTTCAAGATGAGGTTCGGTTCTATGACAAGACCTGGAGATGAAATTACGTGTTCTGCTATTGTTCACAGTGTTTATGAAGAAAATGGAAGCCGTTTCGCGAAACTGGATCTTAAAGCTGAGAAAGCACCCGAAAAGATTGTTGGATCCGGTTTTGCAGTGCTGAAGTTTTTTTAA
- a CDS encoding thiolase C-terminal domain-containing protein, with translation MLILQNIKDRYAIVGVGESERSKNSGTTPLHLALDAARAAIEDSGLGVKEIDGFMSYSENDSCTSHQLATYLGVRPKYVKDIMGGGSSTEMLIADAIGLIETGQVNTVLIYRAMNGRSGVRMGGGGWDVNMLQSAIDGGSFIIPYGAGSPSQWFGLFATRHMHETGLTQEHLGHVCVSFYEHAQRNPNAYFYGKPLTMEEYKNTPYLSYPFNKHDFCMESDEANAIIVTSAERARNLKSVPAYIMGIEARQCVSHSHYWTDLSEVAADYVAPELYKKAGIKPEDLDVASIYDCYSWVVLRQLEAYGIAPRGEVGDFVAEGNLQMGGKLPSNTAGGMLSEGYTHGMNNVLEIVRQIRHEYKGTNRQVENCEIGICTGWAGPDMAGAMILRN, from the coding sequence GTGTTAATTTTGCAAAATATTAAAGACCGCTACGCCATTGTCGGTGTTGGGGAAAGCGAACGATCGAAAAATTCTGGTACGACACCTTTGCATTTGGCATTAGATGCTGCCAGAGCGGCTATTGAGGATTCTGGCTTAGGCGTAAAAGAGATTGATGGATTCATGAGCTATAGCGAGAATGATTCCTGCACATCGCATCAGCTGGCTACGTATTTAGGGGTTCGGCCAAAGTATGTGAAAGATATTATGGGTGGGGGAAGCAGCACTGAAATGCTGATTGCCGATGCTATCGGGTTAATTGAAACAGGTCAGGTGAATACGGTCCTGATATACCGTGCCATGAATGGGCGGTCCGGTGTCAGAATGGGAGGAGGCGGCTGGGATGTAAATATGCTGCAGTCAGCAATTGATGGCGGCAGCTTTATTATTCCTTACGGAGCAGGCAGCCCCTCGCAATGGTTCGGCCTGTTTGCAACCCGCCATATGCATGAAACAGGACTTACCCAGGAACATCTGGGGCATGTGTGTGTAAGCTTTTATGAACATGCCCAGCGAAATCCAAACGCCTATTTTTATGGAAAGCCGTTAACAATGGAGGAATATAAAAACACCCCATATTTAAGTTATCCATTTAATAAACATGATTTCTGCATGGAATCAGATGAAGCAAATGCCATTATTGTAACATCGGCAGAAAGAGCCAGAAATTTAAAATCAGTGCCTGCTTACATAATGGGAATTGAGGCAAGGCAATGTGTGTCACATTCACATTATTGGACAGATTTATCGGAAGTTGCTGCCGATTATGTTGCTCCTGAATTATATAAGAAGGCCGGAATAAAGCCCGAGGATCTTGATGTTGCATCAATTTATGACTGCTACAGCTGGGTTGTTCTTCGCCAGCTTGAGGCATACGGCATAGCGCCAAGAGGAGAAGTGGGAGACTTTGTCGCTGAAGGGAATCTTCAAATGGGGGGAAAGCTGCCGAGCAATACAGCTGGCGGAATGCTCTCAGAGGGCTATACACATGGAATGAATAATGTGCTCGAAATTGTCCGCCAAATCCGCCATGAATATAAAGGGACCAATCGTCAGGTGGAAAATTGCGAAATCGGCATATGCACCGGCTGGGCTGGACCTGATATGGCCGGTGCGATGATTCTTAGAAACTAG
- a CDS encoding Zn-ribbon domain-containing OB-fold protein: MGYPKPIPLKNQDNHPYWDGADRHELLIQKCETCNQYSHPPGPACAKCGSSELSWENLGRDIKGKVYSFVISNRPFLPGFQDDLPLVIAIVELEKTPSVKLIGNILECKPEDVKIGMDVTMTWQELTEDRAMPQWLPAS; encoded by the coding sequence ATGGGATACCCAAAACCGATACCATTAAAAAATCAGGATAACCACCCCTACTGGGATGGAGCCGACCGTCATGAGCTATTGATTCAAAAATGTGAAACCTGCAATCAGTATTCTCATCCTCCAGGGCCAGCTTGCGCTAAATGCGGAAGCAGTGAGCTCAGCTGGGAGAACCTTGGAAGGGACATTAAAGGAAAAGTTTACTCCTTTGTCATTTCAAACCGTCCCTTCTTACCGGGATTTCAGGATGACCTGCCGCTTGTCATTGCCATTGTCGAGCTTGAAAAAACGCCGTCTGTTAAGTTAATCGGAAACATTCTGGAATGTAAACCAGAGGATGTCAAAATTGGAATGGATGTAACTATGACATGGCAGGAATTAACAGAGGACCGTGCTATGCCGCAGTGGCTCCCAGCATCATAA
- a CDS encoding acyl-CoA dehydrogenase family protein — protein MDFSFTEKEEAFRTELRTWLENNLPDGWLEGNRELPEELNEYSIFLRNWQRKLYEGGWAAIAWPEKYGGRDATLIEEIIYQQEMVRLKAPPLVNYVGIHMVAPTLMQIGTEDQKEAYIQKILTGEEVWCQGYSEPNAGSDLTAIQTAAVKDGDKWIINGQKVWTSFGHLADRCFLLARTSRGEKKHKGITVFLLDMKQPGVETRPIIQMDGKHDFNEVYLTDAVAYDSDIVGELDEGWRVMIALLMHERTGIGAQVFTLEQQFQDLAAMAKELHEDGSPLIKNPFVRKTMVDLYTKSKGSLLNYYRNLTKTLKSGQPGAEGSMDKLMVSELTQELFSQSVSIQGHQGMLWKEDAVAGKSYWQENYLYSFGMTIGGGTSEVQRNTIAERILGLPKDIGR, from the coding sequence GTGGATTTTTCGTTTACTGAAAAGGAAGAAGCATTTAGAACGGAACTGCGGACTTGGCTGGAGAATAACTTGCCTGACGGCTGGCTGGAAGGTAATAGAGAATTGCCGGAAGAGTTAAATGAATACTCCATTTTTCTAAGAAATTGGCAGCGAAAGCTGTATGAAGGAGGCTGGGCAGCCATTGCCTGGCCGGAAAAATATGGCGGGAGAGACGCCACGCTGATCGAAGAGATCATATATCAGCAGGAAATGGTCCGTCTAAAAGCTCCTCCACTTGTGAATTATGTGGGCATTCACATGGTAGCTCCTACTTTAATGCAAATTGGGACTGAGGACCAAAAAGAAGCCTATATTCAAAAAATCCTGACAGGCGAAGAAGTATGGTGCCAAGGCTACTCTGAGCCTAACGCAGGCTCAGATTTAACCGCCATTCAGACCGCAGCTGTTAAGGATGGGGACAAGTGGATTATTAACGGACAAAAGGTTTGGACCAGCTTTGGGCACCTGGCAGATCGCTGTTTTCTGCTGGCCCGTACAAGCCGCGGAGAGAAAAAGCATAAAGGGATTACCGTTTTCCTTTTAGATATGAAGCAGCCGGGGGTAGAAACGCGTCCAATCATTCAAATGGATGGCAAGCATGACTTTAATGAAGTGTATTTAACTGATGCGGTTGCGTATGATTCGGACATTGTCGGTGAGCTGGATGAAGGCTGGAGAGTCATGATTGCATTACTGATGCATGAAAGAACAGGGATAGGTGCGCAGGTATTCACGCTTGAGCAGCAGTTTCAAGATCTGGCAGCCATGGCAAAAGAACTGCACGAGGATGGAAGCCCGCTGATAAAAAATCCTTTCGTCCGCAAAACGATGGTGGATTTGTATACGAAATCAAAGGGTTCTCTATTAAATTATTATCGAAATCTGACCAAAACATTAAAAAGCGGCCAGCCGGGTGCTGAAGGATCGATGGACAAATTAATGGTCAGTGAATTAACTCAAGAACTATTTTCCCAATCTGTTTCCATCCAGGGCCATCAAGGTATGCTTTGGAAGGAAGATGCTGTTGCCGGGAAATCCTACTGGCAGGAAAACTATCTTTATTCATTTGGAATGACCATTGGAGGCGGAACAAGCGAGGTTCAGAGAAACACTATTGCCGAACGGATTCTTGGTCTGCCGAAAGATATAGGACGCTAG
- a CDS encoding acyl-CoA dehydrogenase family protein: MDFSLNEEQEMFGGYVKKYFEDKGKTKAAREFIKGNNEQYLSIFSGLAELGCTGINIPENYGGMGLGALDLVPVLEEWGRNVMPGLYLETNAFAVPILEKFGTEAQKEKYLTAIAEGTQTFSIAWLEPGGSYNPCDIKMTGRIEGDFITLNGIKSLVPDAELATSFIVIVRTAEEKGEEGISIVILDQSEKIELRRQRNIDETRLLAELTLKDLKISKDQIIGPVHKGYEVLEEGLLAANAALASIMVGGMTSIVEMAAEYAKIRIQFGQPIGRFQAIKHRIADMKMNLETARSLAYYANWAFETASEDRVQAITTARIFASDAYNKAAADNVQIHGGIGFTEEMDCHLYVKRARFYENYLGSTQSYYEKAAAALGW, encoded by the coding sequence ATGGACTTTTCGTTAAATGAGGAACAGGAAATGTTCGGAGGCTATGTTAAAAAATATTTTGAGGATAAAGGGAAAACAAAGGCAGCCAGAGAGTTTATAAAAGGAAACAACGAACAATATCTATCCATTTTTTCGGGTTTGGCTGAGCTCGGCTGCACAGGGATCAATATCCCTGAGAATTACGGAGGGATGGGATTAGGGGCGCTCGATTTAGTTCCCGTATTAGAGGAATGGGGCCGTAATGTCATGCCAGGCCTCTATCTGGAAACAAATGCATTTGCGGTTCCAATCTTGGAGAAATTCGGTACAGAGGCACAAAAGGAAAAATACCTTACTGCAATTGCAGAAGGAACTCAAACCTTCTCCATCGCCTGGCTGGAGCCGGGTGGGAGCTATAATCCATGCGATATTAAAATGACGGGAAGGATTGAAGGAGATTTCATTACATTAAACGGCATCAAATCTTTGGTGCCGGATGCAGAACTTGCAACGAGTTTCATTGTGATTGTCCGGACAGCCGAAGAAAAGGGAGAAGAAGGGATTTCAATCGTCATCCTGGATCAGTCAGAGAAGATAGAACTTAGAAGACAAAGAAACATTGATGAAACCAGACTTTTGGCTGAATTGACCTTGAAGGATCTGAAGATTTCTAAAGACCAGATAATTGGACCTGTTCACAAGGGCTATGAGGTTCTGGAGGAAGGTTTGCTGGCTGCCAATGCAGCCTTAGCCTCCATCATGGTTGGCGGAATGACATCTATTGTCGAAATGGCGGCTGAATATGCCAAGATCCGGATACAATTTGGCCAGCCAATCGGACGTTTCCAGGCAATTAAGCATCGTATTGCCGATATGAAAATGAATCTGGAAACAGCCAGATCCCTTGCTTATTATGCGAATTGGGCATTTGAGACTGCTTCAGAAGACCGCGTCCAGGCAATCACTACTGCCCGTATCTTTGCCTCTGACGCCTATAACAAGGCCGCAGCCGATAATGTGCAAATTCATGGTGGAATTGGTTTCACGGAAGAAATGGACTGCCACCTCTATGTAAAACGTGCCCGCTTCTATGAAAATTATCTGGGAAGCACCCAGTCTTACTATGAAAAAGCTGCAGCCGCACTTGGATGGTAA
- a CDS encoding aldehyde dehydrogenase family protein, which yields MQTASEIKEFHNLINGSLVPSSCGGKMESIDPSNGKVWARIPCSTAEDAEDAVRAARQAFGGWSELTAMERSSYLRKIGDLISEHAEELARLETMDNGWVIRETSYGLIPSLTSLWHDAAGAASAASRGETVQLGPKSIGYTLREPLGVVVGIIPWNAPLFTFTIKAAYALAAGNSVIIKPSEHASAASLRFGEILNQILPPGVLNVIAGDGEIGTVLVSHRDVNRVSLTGSGNTAKAIVRSTAMAPKPLTFELGGKSPNIVFSDADLEKAAAGVTLNGIFTGNAGQLCVGGSRILIQKPVFEEMVLLMKKAMKEHIKIGDPLNPEATMGPIANEVQFNRICSYLEIGKEEGGEIIAGGRYGGKQVLPDLPMLHEGYWIEPTLIRVNSNSLQICQEEIFGPVAVVMPFDTEEEALRLANDTNYGLGAGVWTSNLDCAHRMARKLESGTVWVNTYRRVGPELPFGGVKESGFGTDSILENTREKTCIIEAG from the coding sequence TTGCAAACGGCCAGTGAAATAAAAGAGTTTCATAATTTAATAAATGGCAGTCTTGTTCCTTCATCCTGCGGAGGGAAGATGGAGAGTATTGATCCTTCAAATGGGAAGGTTTGGGCAAGAATTCCCTGCAGTACAGCGGAAGATGCTGAGGATGCAGTCAGAGCAGCCAGGCAAGCTTTTGGCGGATGGTCTGAATTGACTGCGATGGAGAGGTCTTCTTATTTAAGGAAAATCGGAGACCTGATTTCAGAGCATGCAGAAGAACTGGCAAGGCTCGAAACAATGGATAATGGATGGGTCATCCGCGAAACAAGCTATGGACTTATTCCCTCTTTAACCAGCCTTTGGCATGATGCAGCAGGTGCAGCATCTGCTGCCAGCCGCGGGGAGACTGTTCAGCTGGGACCTAAAAGCATAGGGTATACGCTGCGTGAGCCATTAGGCGTTGTTGTCGGCATTATTCCGTGGAACGCACCGCTTTTCACATTCACGATCAAAGCCGCATATGCACTTGCTGCAGGCAATTCCGTCATTATTAAGCCATCAGAGCATGCGTCAGCAGCCTCACTAAGATTTGGAGAAATACTTAATCAAATCCTGCCGCCAGGCGTGTTGAATGTAATTGCCGGTGATGGTGAGATAGGGACTGTCTTAGTAAGCCATCGGGATGTGAACAGAGTCAGTTTAACTGGTTCAGGCAACACGGCAAAAGCGATTGTCCGTTCAACAGCAATGGCTCCCAAGCCCTTAACCTTCGAGCTTGGCGGGAAATCGCCGAACATCGTTTTTTCGGACGCCGATCTTGAAAAAGCGGCGGCAGGTGTAACGCTAAACGGAATTTTTACAGGTAATGCCGGTCAACTCTGTGTAGGGGGTTCAAGAATACTGATTCAAAAGCCTGTATTTGAGGAAATGGTACTTTTAATGAAAAAAGCTATGAAAGAGCATATAAAGATTGGCGACCCATTGAATCCTGAAGCTACCATGGGACCGATTGCAAATGAGGTGCAATTTAATCGAATCTGCAGCTACCTTGAAATAGGGAAAGAGGAAGGCGGCGAGATCATTGCGGGCGGGCGCTATGGAGGAAAACAAGTTCTCCCTGATCTTCCTATGCTCCATGAAGGCTATTGGATTGAACCAACGCTGATTCGTGTAAACAGCAACTCACTCCAGATTTGCCAGGAAGAAATTTTTGGTCCGGTGGCAGTTGTTATGCCGTTTGACACGGAGGAAGAAGCCCTGCGGCTTGCAAATGATACAAATTATGGACTCGGTGCAGGAGTATGGACATCTAATTTGGATTGCGCCCATCGAATGGCAAGAAAGCTGGAAAGCGGAACTGTCTGGGTGAACACCTACCGTCGCGTTGGTCCGGAGCTGCCATTTGGAGGAGTGAAGGAAAGCGGTTTTGGCACTGATTCCATCCTGGAAAATACACGCGAAAAAACATGCATAATCGAAGCAGGATAA
- a CDS encoding MFS transporter, protein MGERSINKSFHFLCLGILLVVFAEATHIPAYPKMLENFDLTAGYAVYMQLGFALGLTGFQPLMGWLSDSFGQKIVILTGAGLMAIGSILIAAAPAFWVLVAGLFLKGFSGAAVIPAGVTFVGRYFSGEKRGKTMGVYGFYTVVGGIAGPILSGIFVDKFGWSSIFFLCASFGVISFLLFSFGVPNIKGEKSASLDFLGVLFVFLVLGGFLTVPTFINNYGIDSWMWVPALAISILSFIFLLGVEKRQKKPLLDIEYAKTRNFWVPSVIAVIMYMSFSSVMYVLTFFVQSVQGKSSTIVGLLQFPLFLTMAVANIISGRLMGRFSARRLIGTSITMLVIGVGMLIMAKIDTSFSYLFISMSFIGTAIGTVGPVVKSVIVSKAHPSRMGVVSFTYITLENVASRVGASFALVTFALFAASGNAVGALSSTALLLTVFTAISYLFLVLVPNNQDDRESADLPSQNAPAETTNL, encoded by the coding sequence ATGGGAGAAAGATCAATCAATAAATCCTTTCATTTTTTATGTTTGGGCATTTTGCTGGTTGTTTTTGCTGAAGCCACACATATACCAGCGTATCCAAAGATGCTGGAAAACTTTGATTTAACAGCAGGGTATGCGGTGTATATGCAATTGGGTTTTGCCTTGGGGCTTACTGGGTTCCAGCCGCTGATGGGATGGTTATCCGATTCTTTTGGCCAAAAGATTGTCATTCTTACAGGTGCAGGGCTAATGGCGATTGGCTCAATCCTGATTGCAGCTGCACCTGCATTTTGGGTCTTGGTCGCTGGCCTATTTTTGAAAGGTTTTTCTGGTGCTGCGGTCATTCCTGCAGGGGTAACTTTTGTCGGAAGATATTTTTCCGGTGAAAAACGCGGGAAAACGATGGGCGTGTATGGATTTTATACGGTTGTGGGCGGGATTGCCGGCCCTATCTTGAGTGGAATCTTTGTTGATAAATTTGGGTGGTCTTCAATCTTTTTCCTATGTGCATCTTTCGGGGTCATTTCTTTTCTGCTGTTCTCCTTTGGAGTGCCAAATATAAAAGGAGAAAAATCTGCTTCACTTGATTTCTTAGGGGTATTATTTGTGTTCTTAGTGCTCGGAGGATTTTTGACGGTTCCAACATTTATAAATAACTACGGAATCGATTCCTGGATGTGGGTTCCTGCACTAGCGATCTCAATCCTTTCGTTTATTTTCCTGCTTGGCGTTGAAAAAAGACAGAAAAAGCCTCTCTTGGATATCGAATATGCCAAAACGCGGAATTTCTGGGTACCTTCTGTCATCGCAGTCATCATGTATATGTCATTCAGCAGTGTTATGTATGTTCTAACCTTTTTTGTTCAAAGTGTACAGGGCAAATCTTCAACAATTGTCGGGCTGCTCCAGTTTCCGCTGTTTTTGACCATGGCAGTTGCCAATATCATTAGCGGAAGACTTATGGGAAGATTCTCTGCACGCAGATTAATAGGTACGAGTATCACGATGCTGGTAATCGGAGTAGGTATGCTGATAATGGCCAAAATTGACACATCCTTTAGTTACTTATTTATTTCTATGAGTTTTATCGGTACGGCTATCGGAACGGTTGGTCCAGTAGTAAAATCAGTCATCGTTTCAAAAGCCCATCCATCCCGGATGGGAGTTGTTTCATTTACGTATATAACATTAGAGAACGTTGCATCCCGTGTAGGTGCTTCCTTTGCTCTTGTAACATTCGCTTTGTTTGCGGCCAGCGGCAATGCTGTAGGGGCGCTTTCTTCAACAGCACTTTTGCTTACAGTATTTACGGCTATTTCTTACTTGTTTTTAGTATTGGTTCCAAATAACCAAGATGATAGAGAAAGTGCAGATTTGCCTAGTCAGAACGCGCCGGCAGAAACAACTAATCTTTGA
- a CDS encoding electron transfer flavoprotein subunit beta/FixA family protein yields MNIYVILKRTFDTEEKINLSNGKIIEDGAEFIINPYDEYAVEEAILIRDKHGGEVTAVSVGCEETEKQLRTALAMGADKAVLINIGDDIQDGDQYTTSKVISEYLKDKDADLILAGNVTIDGGSGQVGPRVAQDLGIPSITAITTLEIDGKLARLIRDVEGDSETIEAELPLLATAQQGLNEPRYPSLPGIMKAKKKPLEELELDDLGLEGEDVEPKTKTIEIYLPPKKDAGRVLSGEMKEQVNELIHLLRVEKKVI; encoded by the coding sequence ATGAATATTTATGTCATTCTCAAGAGAACTTTTGACACGGAAGAAAAAATTAATCTTTCAAACGGTAAAATCATAGAAGATGGTGCAGAATTTATCATTAATCCATATGACGAATATGCAGTGGAAGAAGCCATTCTAATCCGTGACAAACATGGCGGTGAAGTAACGGCAGTCTCGGTTGGATGTGAAGAGACCGAAAAACAGCTGCGGACTGCATTGGCAATGGGGGCAGATAAGGCAGTGTTAATTAACATCGGCGATGATATCCAGGATGGTGATCAATATACAACCTCAAAAGTGATTTCAGAGTATCTAAAAGACAAGGATGCTGACTTAATATTAGCTGGAAATGTGACAATTGATGGTGGTTCAGGACAAGTGGGGCCGCGTGTGGCACAGGATTTAGGCATTCCTTCTATTACTGCCATTACCACACTGGAGATTGATGGGAAACTGGCAAGGCTGATCAGGGATGTCGAAGGAGACTCTGAAACAATAGAAGCTGAATTGCCACTGCTGGCAACTGCTCAGCAAGGTTTAAATGAACCGAGGTATCCTTCTTTGCCGGGTATTATGAAAGCAAAGAAAAAGCCTTTGGAAGAGCTGGAGCTAGATGATTTGGGTTTAGAAGGCGAGGATGTGGAGCCCAAAACGAAAACAATTGAAATTTATTTGCCGCCCAAAAAAGATGCAGGCCGGGTGTTAAGCGGTGAAATGAAGGAACAGGTGAATGAGCTAATTCATTTGCTGCGTGTTGAGAAAAAAGTCATTTAA
- a CDS encoding electron transfer flavoprotein subunit alpha/FixB family protein produces the protein MGRKVLVLGEVREGTLRNVSFEAISAAKTAADDGEIVGVLLGEDVSELADELIRYGADRVVVVEHVNLKQYTSDGFSQALVAVAEQEKPEAIIMGHTTLGKDLSPRVAGILGSGLISDAISIDEAGGNLVFTRPIYSGKAFEKKIITDGIVFATIRPNNIAPLEKDNSRSGEVFSLSVEVKNLRTIIQEVSRKVTEGVDLSEAKVIVAGGRGVKSKEGFEPLKELAKALGGAVGASRGACDADYCDYSLQIGQTGKVVTPELYIACGISGAIQHLAGMSNSKVIVAINKDPEANIFQVADYGIVGDLFEVIPMLIEEFAAIKN, from the coding sequence ATGGGGAGAAAGGTTCTTGTTTTAGGTGAAGTCCGGGAAGGAACTTTGAGAAATGTATCTTTCGAAGCGATCAGTGCAGCAAAAACTGCCGCAGATGACGGTGAGATCGTAGGCGTATTGTTGGGAGAGGATGTCAGTGAATTAGCGGATGAACTCATCCGCTATGGAGCAGATCGGGTTGTAGTAGTTGAGCATGTTAACTTAAAGCAATATACTTCTGATGGATTCTCACAAGCGTTAGTAGCAGTAGCTGAACAGGAAAAGCCAGAGGCCATTATTATGGGACATACCACTCTTGGTAAAGATTTATCCCCAAGAGTGGCAGGGATTTTAGGCTCAGGTCTCATATCAGACGCCATTTCCATTGATGAAGCAGGAGGCAATCTAGTCTTTACACGTCCAATCTATTCGGGTAAGGCGTTTGAAAAGAAGATCATTACGGATGGGATCGTGTTTGCTACCATTCGTCCCAATAATATTGCTCCATTAGAAAAAGATAATTCACGCTCCGGGGAAGTTTTCTCCTTATCTGTAGAGGTTAAGAATCTGCGCACCATCATACAGGAAGTGTCGAGGAAAGTGACCGAGGGTGTGGACCTATCTGAAGCGAAGGTGATTGTCGCCGGCGGACGCGGAGTGAAAAGCAAAGAAGGATTTGAGCCATTAAAAGAACTGGCAAAGGCATTAGGAGGTGCTGTAGGGGCTTCCAGGGGAGCCTGCGATGCTGATTATTGTGATTATTCTCTTCAGATTGGGCAAACCGGGAAGGTGGTAACACCAGAGTTATATATTGCCTGCGGAATTTCAGGGGCCATTCAGCACCTCGCCGGAATGTCTAACTCTAAGGTGATTGTGGCAATTAACAAAGACCCGGAAGCAAATATTTTTCAGGTTGCCGATTATGGGATAGTGGGAGATTTATTCGAAGTAATACCAATGTTAATTGAGGAATTTGCAGCAATAAAAAATTAA
- a CDS encoding SDR family NAD(P)-dependent oxidoreductase codes for MSRVEGKVALITGGASGIGLSAAALLAKEGAKVVIGDFNIEGAKEAAEAIIADGGEAAAIFLDASKEESIKAAVDFTVDQYGTLNVMFNNVGLTNLQKDLDVVNIDLEEWDRLMNVNTKSVLLGSRFAIPHMIEAGGGSIINTASMSAFAADSIRSAYGASKAAVVNLTKYIAAQYGKNNIRCNAVAPGLILTPAAKNNIPPQVLDMFEKYNALSYHGEADDIGYTVLFLASDESKFITGQTIQVEGGHYLSNPTMPDFNALMKQGK; via the coding sequence ATGTCCAGAGTTGAAGGGAAAGTTGCTTTAATAACAGGCGGAGCTTCCGGAATTGGCTTGTCTGCTGCCGCGCTGTTAGCAAAAGAAGGTGCCAAGGTAGTGATTGGCGATTTTAATATAGAAGGAGCAAAAGAGGCAGCGGAAGCGATCATAGCCGACGGTGGAGAAGCAGCGGCAATATTTTTGGATGCATCAAAGGAAGAGTCCATTAAAGCAGCTGTTGATTTTACAGTTGATCAGTACGGCACCTTAAACGTAATGTTCAATAATGTAGGTTTGACTAATCTGCAAAAAGACCTGGATGTAGTGAACATCGATCTTGAAGAGTGGGATCGCTTGATGAACGTGAATACGAAAAGTGTACTGCTGGGCAGCCGGTTTGCCATCCCTCATATGATTGAGGCAGGCGGCGGTTCAATTATAAATACAGCTTCCATGTCAGCATTTGCTGCAGATTCTATCAGGTCTGCATATGGAGCATCTAAAGCAGCTGTCGTAAACCTGACAAAATACATTGCAGCACAATATGGGAAAAATAATATTAGGTGCAATGCGGTAGCTCCTGGCCTGATATTAACTCCAGCGGCTAAGAACAATATACCGCCGCAGGTGCTGGATATGTTCGAAAAATATAACGCTTTATCCTATCACGGGGAAGCGGATGATATTGGGTACACAGTCTTATTCCTTGCATCAGATGAGTCAAAATTCATTACTGGCCAGACGATTCAAGTGGAAGGCGGCCACTATCTTTCCAATCCGACAATGCCTGATTTCAATGCGCTGATGAAACAGGGAAAATAA